The Colletotrichum higginsianum IMI 349063 chromosome 2, whole genome shotgun sequence genome has a segment encoding these proteins:
- a CDS encoding Fungal specific transcription factor produces MSPPSRPVKADNSPPDSNMSDNESAAPSTNGWPVKEPPSPSGSAHSGSDMDEKPGEAGTNAPVQKRRRVTRACDECRRKKIKCDGKQPCTHCSVYSYECTYDKPSNRRRNPAPQYIEALESRLQRAESLLRKFIPDVDLADPTLDPAVQQEFRNREHARGQTSKPRHDPYVVPERGDAQLLSMIESIGQLDLDDRGGWDFHGVSSGAVFLRRMKEHFRGMMGPITKVPFLPRPDRPAGLINLDSPASAASSPFDSTMSTAPELPPKEVARNLCYLSLNCATCLIRIVHVPSFYEMLDRIYEKPYEDYSKEEHRFLGLLNAVMALGCMYRNLDENAPSVAYKESVDEGMKYYDTARRILQDITECRDLTSLQALLFMILFLQATSNLSGCYAFVGIALRSALRIGLHRFLKHEKISIIEQEVRKRVFWVIRQMDIYVSAMLGFPLMLNAEDIDQPYPSEIDDEYITDEGILTPPPGTFSFFEAFNAHTRLMEILARILKFVYPLKGLGQSVMKGDKPGATYLISYANIKRIEAELQEWYEVLPAQWRPRPDGPVEVIRVRHLLRFAYAHVQLVLYRPFLHYVSPRLGVGKNIDDLSYACAAACISVSRNIVHIGIEIRKQNVLAGPYWFMLFTEFFAILSLVFYSIENPEKIGSAEVLEDAIAGRDMVAKLQSKSQAADRVTEALNVLFEQLPERLQEAKSRPIPTKKRSAPGQKASSVPVHGHAALQPGIGQRRSEELSRPPSVVMANGRMHQPPLRTSFDDVPISEAGYQSASLASNIQDLLGMDMSSRATPDSVSTSASSNRPTQGFPPPHSMTHLGKLDSLMFPSEDPFAYPNQPMMELGFQKGPGPNNVSGPQDSSTFMMPGAFDDIDTQLLGQSPAYFLQGQGHHHQQQQQQQQQQQQHQQQQHQQQQQQQQQSGYDLAGMYQHPGYQGMPDAARLEHARRAHMQQRPGELERMLAETGYQGNWAGMLARNGFQGL; encoded by the exons ATGAGTCCTCCATCCCGGCCCGTCAAGGCCGACAACTCGCCCCCGGACTCCAACATGTCGGACAACGAGTCGGCTGCGCCGTCTACCAACGGCTGGCCTGTCAAAGAACCGCCGTCACCGAGTGGTAGCGCTCATTCCGGCtccgacatggacgagaAGCCCGGCGAAGCCGGCACCAACGCCCCCGTGCAGAAGCGCCGGCGGGTGACCAGAGCCTGCGACGAATGCAGACGCAAGAAGATCAAGTGCGACGGCAAGCAGCCGTGCACCCACTGCTCCGTCTACAGCTACG AATGCACATATGACAAACCCTCCAACCGGCGGAGGAATCCGGCCCCTCAGTATATCGAGGCGCTGGAGAGCCGTCTGCAGCGTGCCGAGAGCCTGCTGCGCAAGTTCATCCCGGACGTCGACCTGGCCGATCCCACGCTGGATCCTGCCGTCCAGCAGGAGTTCCGCAACAGGGAGCACGCCAGGGGCCAGACCTCCAAGCCGAGGCACGACCCGTACGTCGTGCCCGAGAGGGGCGACGCCCAGCTGCTGTCCATGATCGAGTCCATCGGCCAGCTGGACCTGGACGACAGGGGCGGCTGGGACTTCCACGGCGTGTCgtccggcgccgtcttcctgcGGCGCATGAAGGAGCACTTCAGGGGCATGATGGGCCCCATCACCAAAGTGCCCTTCCTGCCGCGGCCGGACAGGCCTGCCGGTCTGATCAACCTCGACTCTCCCGCATCGGCCGCCAGCTCGCCCTTCGACTCGACCATGTCCACAGCCCCTGAGCTCCCCCCGAAGGAGGTGGCCAGGAACCTCTGCTACCTCTCGCTGAACTGCGCGACCTGCCTGATCCGCATAGTCCACGTCCCCTCCTTTTACGAAATGCTTGACAGAATCTACGAAAAGCCCTACGAAGACTACTCCAAGGAAGAGCACAGGTTCCTGGGCCTTCTCAACGCCGTCATGGCCCTGGGCTGCATGTACCGCAACCTGGACGAGAACGCCCCTTCGGTGGCCTACAAGGAGTCGGTCGACGAAGG AATGAAGTACTACGACACCGCCAGGCGGATCCTGCAGGACATCACGGAATGCCGGGACCTGACGTCGCTCCAGGCCCTGCTCTTTATGATTCTTTTCCTGCAAGCCACCTCGAACCTGAGCGGGTGCTACGCCTTTGTGGGGATCGCGCTTCGGTCGGCCCTGCGCATAGGCCTGCACAGGTTCTTGAAGCACGAGAAGATTTCCATCATCGAGCAGGAGGTCCGGAAGCGGGTGTTCTGGGTCATCCGGCAGATGGACATTTACGTCTCGGCCATGCTCGGCTTCCCGCTGATGCTCAACGCCGAGGACATTGACCAGCCGTACCCGAGCGAGATCGACGACGAGTACATCACGGACGAGGGCATCCTGACCCCTCCGCCAGGCaccttttccttctttgaAGCGTTCAACGCGCACACACGTCTGATGGAGATCCTGGCCCGGATCCTCAAGTTCGTCTACCCCCTGAAGGGGCTCGGCCAGAGCGTCATGAAGGGCGACAAGCCGGGCGCGACGTACCTGATCAGCTacgccaacatcaagcggATCGAGGCGGAGCTGCAGGAGTGGTACGAGGTTCTGCCCGCCCAGTGGCGGCCCAGGCCCGACGGGCCCGTCGAGGTGATCCG CGTTCGCCATCTGCTGAGGTTCGCCTACGCCCATGTGCAGCTCGTCCTCTACCGCCCGTTCCTGCACTACGTCTCCCCCCGCCTGGGCGTCGGAAAGAACATTGACGACCTCTCGTACGCGTGTGCCGCGGCCTGCATCAGCGTGTCGCGGAACATTGTCCACATTGGCATCGAAATCCGCAAACAGAACGTGCTGGCCGGGCCGTACTGGTTCATGCTCTTCACCGAGTTCTTTGCCATCCTGTCTCTCGTCTTCTACTCGATAGAAAACCCCGAGAAGATCGGCTCCGCGGAGGTGCTGGAAGACGCCATCGCGGGCAGAGACATGGTTGCCAAGCTGCAGTCCAAGAGCCAGGCCGCCGACAGAGTCACGGAGGCGCTCAAC GTCTTGTTCGAACAGTTGCCCGAGAGGCTCCAGGAGGCCAAGTCTCGGCCGATCCCGACCAAGAAGCGATCGGCGCCCGGGCAGAAGGCGAGCTCGGTACCCGTCCACGGACATGCGGCCCTGCAGCCGGGCATCGGCCAACGCCGATCCGAAGAGCTCAGCCGACCGCCCAGCGTGGTGATGGCCAACGGGCGGATGCACCAGCCGCCGCTCCGCACCTCGTTCGACGACGTGCCCATCTCGGAGGCGGGGTACCAGAGCGCCTCCCTCGCGAGCAACATCCAGGACCTGCTGGGCATGGACATGTCCTCGCGGGCGACCCCGGACTCGGTCAGCacgtcggccagctcgaACCGGCCGACGCAGGGgttcccgccgccgcacaGCATGACGCACCTCGGCAAGCTCGACTCGCTCATGTTCCCGTCAGAGGATCCGTTCGCGTACCCCAACCAACCCATGATGGAACTCGGCTTTCAAAAGGGACCAGGGCCGAACAACGTCAGCGGCCCGCAGGATTCGTCCACGTTCATGATGCCCGGCGCAttcgacgacatcgacaccCAGCTCCTCGGGCAGTCGCCCGCCTACTTCCTGCAAGGACAGGGCCACCACcatcagcaacagcagcagcagcagcagcagcagcagcagcatcaacagcagcagcatcaacagcagcaacaacaacagcagcagtcCGGATACGACCTCGCGGGCATGTACCAGCACCCGGGATACCAGGGCATGCCTGATGCCGCGAGGCTCGAACACGCACGCCGGGCACATATGCAGCAGCGGCCCGGGGAGCTTGAACGGATGCTTGCAGAGACGGGCTACCAAGGCAACTGGGCGGGGATGCTCGCCAGGAACGGATTTCAGGGCCTATAG